The genome window GATCAGTACGCATTGCAGGCATTCAAAATGAATAGCATCGATTATTTGCTCAAGCCACTGGACAAGGGCGACCTCACGCGGGCATTGGATAAATACCACCACTTAAAACACGACCGAAAAGGCGTTTCCACCCTGGATATAGAAAATCTCAGAAAGACTATCCAGGCACTGACCAAAAAATACAAGACACGGTTTTTGGTCCGGTATGGTGACACCATTCATTTCAAGAACATCGAAGAAGTTGCCTACTTCTACGCGGACGATAAGGTGGTGTTCATGGTAACGAACGAAGGAAAAAAATACCTGATGGACAATAATCTTGAAAGCCTGGAAGAAATGCTCGACCCCGCTTTGTTTTTCAGGATCAACCGGAAGGTCATAGCGCGGATCGAAGCCATTCAAAAAGTCAAATCATTGCTTAGCAGCCGGTTGCAAGTATTTTTAAAGCCGGTATTTAACCAGGATGTATTCGTGAGCAAATACAAAAGCCATGAATTTAAGAACTGGCTCGACAACTAGCGATTCCAATTTTTACCTACCCAACCTTCACATTGATCGGTGCAGACTTGTATGCCGTGCAAACGTTTGTACCTATCGTTCTAAGCGTCAGGGGTGATTTCACGAGCAAAGTCTCCAAGATTCCATTCTACTTTCTGGAAGGCGGTTATGGGTTTAATACAACTTCCAACGATGTGGATAGCGTCCGTTTTGGCGGAGGCGCTACCTGCTCGGCGGGTATCGGGATGAAAATACTTTTTAGCGGAAACACGGGCTTCACCATTGCTGCCGGTTACCGCTTTCAAAGATCTTCTGTTACCGAAGGAACGCGGGAAAAGCTTGAAGATTTCAACAGGCTGACACTGAGGGCAGGATTTTCATTTTGAATTTTTCAAGCCTTAAACCGTCTCAAATTTCATTTAAGTCATCTCAGATCAATAATCCGGCAAGCCTAGCGCTGAGCACAGCAAGAGCGAATTGCAACCGGCAGCACCTTTTAGGCTCGGGAAGCGAATGCCCACGAAAGCTCCCGCTTCCTTTGCGACTTGCTATAAATAGATCCGGTACATCAGGTTTGGGAAGATGCCAAACTGCGTGAAATAACCCACAGAACCAGATTTACTGTCATCGTAATATTCCGAAATCCGGCTCCTGCGATTGGTAATGTTGTCAATATTGAGAAAAAGCTCGCGGGTTGTTTTACGTTTATTGACCTTGTAACTGGCCGAAAAAGTGACCTGGTAAATGTCGTCAATCTTGTTTTCGTAAGCTTTGTCGTAATCCCAGATCGTACCACTTTCCGGTTCAGAAGTGACCTGTCCTGCACTGTTGCGCAGCAGCGGAATGTACTTTTTTCCCCCGCCGAAAAACACTTTTGCATTCAGCGAGATGGTCTTGTTATGCTTGCGGCCCAGGTTACTAAACTCCTTGCCAGCCAACACATTCACAAGGTAATTATCAGCATAGGCCGTGTTTCTTTCTTTGCCATCAAGCGGCGTGTATTTGGACTGGTACAAAGAGGAGTTGATAAGAAAATAGTAGTTCTTGTCAAAAAACCTTTCAATCGTCAGCTCAATTCCATAATTCCGGCCCTTTCCTTTGTTGACAAGCTCAACGTAGCGAAAGTCCTGGCCTTCATTAATGGTCGCATAAGAGCTGGTATCGGAGTTTTCTACGGGCAGATTGTACAAATGCTGGTAGTAACCTTCCGCTTTGATTCTGAGATTCTCCGTTAACCGGTATTCATAACCTGCCACAAAATGGTGCGCTTTGAGCAGGCCCAGATTCCGGTTAGGCTCTGTGTAGCTACCATTGGGTTGTTTTACTTTTGCAAAATAATTGTGTACCCGGTCCATGGTGCTATGCAGACCATATCCAGCATTGACTATCCCCCGGCTGCCCGCATTCCAGCGCATCGCCAGTCGTGGTTCGAGCGTGCTTTTTTTATTGTAAAGCACATTCATATTGTGGAGTCCTACTACAATGGTTACCGTGTTTCCGGCCCTGTATTTCCAGCTTACAAAGTTGCGAAGCGTAGCAATCCCCTCCTTAAAGTCAGACAGTACCTGAGGCGCGCCAGTACTATCATCCAGAAAGCTTTGCGCGTAAGAAAAGTTGTTATACGCAAACTTGGCCCCGGCCTCAATCCGGTTGCGCACATTCAACTTATTATTATAGGTGATTGACGCGCGATAGTTGGTATTGTTCAATCGGCTTTTGTAGTTGGGCCTTTTGTTTTCCAACGAGTCCCTAAGCCACTGGCCGGCGTCATCACGGATTTTGATGACATCGAATTGATCAATATCCTCATTGATGCCATTCCCTGAAAAGGAAAGCAGCGTCAATAATGATCCGTTTTTACTGATTTGCAAGCGATGCGAAAGGCCTGCATTTATCAGAAATGAACGTTTATCATAGTCTTTTCTGATTGTTTCCCGAGCCGACTGATTTCCCGGAATCGGGGCTGTTCCGGGATTGAAGTCGGCAAGATATACCTTACTTAACCCGCCCAGGCCAAACAAGGAGAATGAACCCGCTTTTTTGGTTGGTAAGGATAATTTGAATGCGCCATCCTGAAATGTCGGAGCGCCGCCCTCTATGTCCACCAATCCTATGTCACTTAAAAGACCAATGGTGGAATACCGGTAATTGGCCAAAAACGACCCCTGATAATCTTTTCGAAACGGGCCTTCCAAAGTCACATCGGCACCCAAAATCCCTAATCCAAGAATGGACTGAAATTGCTGATTATTCCCACTCCGAAGCTTCACGTCATACACACCCGAAAGCACATCACCATATTCCGCCGAAAATGCGCCTGTGTAAAAATCCGACGTAGCGAGCAGATTGTTGTTCAACGCGCTGACACCGCCGCCCACTGAATTCTGGTCGGCAAAATGGTTGGGGTTGGTAATCTCCACACCTTCGAGCCGCCATTGGACATATTTTGGCGAATTGCCCCGAACGATCACTTCATTGCTGCCCGTAGAATTGTTGGTAACCCCCGCAAAGTTCGACAGAATCATAGCCGGGTCATTGAAACCTCCGGCATATCGCTTTGTTTCATCGAGTGAAATAGACCTGCCGCTCAATAGCGCCATATCATTTTGCGCCTCACCTTTGTTTTCGGTTGCAGTTACGACCACTTCATTCAACTGGGTGGTTGCTTCCTGCATAACCAGATCCAAAACCACCTCCCGGCCCGCATCGACAACAATGTTAGAAACCTGACGCTGTTCGTACCCAACGAGGCGAAGTTCCAGCCTGGTACGGCCCAATGGAATTTGTTCTAACAAAAACCGGCCCGACTGGTCCGTTACTGTTCCTTTTACCGGCACTGATCCGGCAACGAAAACCGTCGCGCCGACTAATGGCTGCTTGCTGTCGGCGTCGGACAATGTCCCGCGGATGTTTTGAGTGAGGGTCTGAGCGCTCCCGGCCATGCCTAGTAGCGAGAAGAATGTTAAATACAGGTACTTCATGTTCCTTTGCTAATAGTTGATATTCCGCAAAGTTGAACCGAAGTCAACCGGCATCCATTGACTTTGGTTAAGAAATGAAGCGTGAACGTTGTACCATTTTAGCCCAGATGAAGTTTCAAGGCGGTAAGTGAAATACCGGTTTTTTTCGAATGCACTACAATCTTCGTATATTCAAGGATGGTATAAATTTAAGATCCGGCACAAATAAACAAAGGCTGAAAATGCACGACGTACTATTTGACTTTTTATCAAAATATGTTCCTTTGACAGAAGATGAAAAGAATATCATCATCTCTTTTAATACTTTTCGGACAGTCAAAAAGGGTACAGTTCTCCTAAGGGAAGGACAATACTCAAATGATATATACTTTGTATTGAAAGGTTGTATTCGGATTTATTACATCATTGACGGAGTAGAAAAAACGACTGCGTTTTATACAGAAATGGAAGGCTTGACACCGCCTTCCGTTCTCAATAAAGCACCTTCCCAATATTATGTATCTTGTATTGAAGACTCGATACTTAACGTTTCGACTCCTGAAATGGACGTCGAGGCATTTAGCAAATTCCCGAAATTTGAATCGCTTTGCAGAATTCTATCAGAAGAGCTTTTAGTTAAACAGCAAACCAAATTTGACGAGTTTAAGACCTCTTCTCCGGAACAACGATACCTGAACTTACTGCAATCGCGGCCAGACCTTATTCAGCGTGTGCCACAGCACCAATTAGCAAGTTATTTAGGTATAACACCTGAATCTTTAAGCAGGTTAAGAGCAAGGATCGCGGAAAAAGATAAGGCGCATATCAACGCTTCTCAGCCTGCTTCCGTGGTTTAAAATAACTTTTTCCAGCAATTGCTCCTCTATTCATTCAGAGATTCGGAGGGATCACACCAGATTGAACTGTTGCCCATCAGTGTGATCCGGTCAAATATTTGCCGTTTTTCCGCACTCAACCCTTCTGGTGCTTAAAGCATTTAAGTTTAATAATTAGGATTCTGCTGCATATTCGGGTTCGCGAGCAGTTCATTTTGCGGGATTGGCCAGAGGTAGTCGCGACTTGGATTATAGGACCGTTCTTCTACGCGCACTGGCACACCCGTTTCTGGATTAGTCGCGCCAAAAACCTGGCCGTTCATTACCTCATTCACGATCCCCCACCTGCGGATATCATAGTAGCGCTGTCCTTCAAAGGCCAGTTCCGCCTGCCGTTCGCGACGGATCAGCTCCCGAAGTTTCACCTGCGAATTGTACACTTTGATGTCAACATTCGGCATTTTTGACCTGTTTCGTACCAGATTGATGCTTTTCAATACTTCGGGGTTATTCCATTCACCCAGCTCGATCAGCGACTCCGCATAATTTAGCAACACTTCCGCATAGCGAATGATCATGAAGTCGAGCGTGCCTCCTCTGGGCTGTCGGTCGCGCGGATCCAGGTATTTTTTGATCCAATAGCCGGTTGCCGTAGACTTTTCCAATCCAATGCGGTCAGGGTTACTGGTTGATGCATTAAATGGATCGACGGTGTAAGTGTTATCAACGAACTTTTCACCCGAAAACAATACTGAGGCAAGCAGCCTGGGATCGCGGTTGTTCCGATGGTTTGGGTTTTTTCGGTAAGCTGCCAGAGAATCTGGCCCCAGCTCAAAAATCGTTTTTCCCTGCTTCGTTTCCCAGTTATCGACCACCGTGCTGGTAGGTGAAGTGTAAGTTTCTCCGCCAATCCCGAACGGTGCAAAACGCGTCCAGGCCACAGCGGCACCACTCGGACGGATCATAATGCGCTCGTTATTAAGCATTCCGGAATAGGTAAACAATTCTGCAAGATGATTAGCCCCGGCCGTTTTGCTGGTATACAACTCGTAAATACGCTTGTCGATCACCTTTTTAGAAGCATCGCGGGCCAGTGCAAAATCTTTTTTATAGAGTGCGAGCCGGGCGATCAGTGTCCAGCAGGCCGAACTGTTTACCCGCCAGAATTCGTCGTTGGTATAAGTATCGGGCAAGTTTTGCGCACATTCGGTGAGTTCGGAAATGATAAAATTATAGACCTCTTCTTCGGAATTTCGCCTTAGGTTATTCTCATTGGGCGTCAGCGACTTGGTTACAATGGGTATGCCGCCAAAAAATTGAAACAATTCCATATGATAGTAAGCGCGCAATGCACGGGCCTCATATTTCATGCGCGTTTTAAGCGCCTCGTCCATAAAGCATTTGTCTACATTTTCCAGGAAGCGGCTTGCCCGGCGCGTGCCTGAGAAGTCGGAACTCCAGAACCAAAGTGATGTACTCCAATTGCTGTTGTGCACGCCTCTGGTAAATTCCTCATAGGCACCAATATAATCTGCACGGTGCACCGCCTCATCGCTCAGACCGGAAATGATCATAATATTGCTGGTGTTTAATGGCATATCTCGGCCATTGGTGCCACCCGGCAGGGCATCGTATACAATTTTTAAAGCGTCGCGGGCGTGGGTTTCGGTTTCCCAGAATTTGTCGTCGGTGATCCCGGTCGGGTGATTTTGCGTTAAAAAGTCTTCACAGCCGGTAAAAACCGTCAGCATCAAAACAGTAAGTGTTATTTGAAATCGCTTTTTCATCGTTGCAGCCACTAAAATTTGACATTAATACCAACTGTGTACACTTTCATGATCCCGTAGGTCCACTGGTTTCCCAGACTTTCCGGATCCATTAATTTCATAGGAGTAAATACGAAAGGATTCTGCGCATTCACATAAAGCCTCACTCCCATGGCCCCCACTTTCCTTACTGCCTTTACCGGAAGATTATAACCCAGCTGGATGTACTTCACGCGGCAGTAAGCCCCGTTTTGGATCCAGAAATCGGACGAAAGTTTGTTGTTCGCTGGTGTATTCGAAAGCCTTGGAAACCGTGCATCCGTGCGCTCGGGAGTCCAGTAACGGTCTGCATAGTAAGTAGTTGGAACACCTCCGTCGGCTGTCTGATCCAGCGGATAAGCCAGCATTCCAGTCAATCGCTGGTCGCTTTTCCCGGTTCCCTGTAACAGCATTTCGATATCAAACTTTTTGTGCGCCAGGCGAATATTGGTAAAGTAGTTGACCATCGGGACAGGGTTACCGATTGCCTCCTGATCCTGTGCGTCGATCTGTCCGTTCCCATTCAGATCAAGGTAGCGGATATCCCCTGGCTTGGCCCCTACTACGGACGGAACCAATGGTGTACCACTTTCTGCAAAGTCACTTTGCTGTAACAGCCCGCCCGTGCGGTACCCATATACGCTGCCGATCGGCTGGCCCTCCTGGTTGATACTGGTACTTGTCAGATATGGCCCGTTTTGCAGTTCCAGAATCCGGTTCTGATTGTAAGAGAGCCCCGGCTTCACCGACAGGTTCCAGTTTTTGCCCAACTCCTTAAAATAATTGAGAGACAACTCCCATCCCCGGTTTCTTACCTTTCCGGCATTGATAGGCACATTACCCATTCCGCCCACATAGGAAACCTGTGGTTGCAGGATAATGTCTTTGGTTACTTTATCATAATAGTCAAATATCAGTTCAAAGCTGTTGTTGAATAGCCCGACGTCGATTCCGACATCGAAAAGCCCAACGGTTTCCCAGGTAATATCAGGGTTACCCCAAATGTTCTCATAACCGTTTGTGCCTTCTACCAATGTCTGGAACCGGTACAGTCCAATATTTTCGTTCCCCAGCAAACCATAGGAAGCGCGCAGTTTCAGGTTATTAATGCCGCGCACATTCTTCAAAAATTCCTCCTGGTGCATATTCCATCCTACCGCCGCAGAAGGAAAGAAACCCCACTGATGCCCCGGCCCGAATTTGGAAGAACCGTCCATTCGCGCGGTTGCTTCCAGCAAATATTTGTCCTTAAATGAATAGTTTAGTTTGGTATAACCCGACACCATCGTATTCACATCCCAGTAACCCGAATTATTTTTTTCTGTTGAAAAACCACCAAATGCATAAAGACGGTGATCGTTTTTAGTGAAAGTGTAATCTGCATTGGCAGCCATGTACATATAGGTCCCGCGCGCAAAACTTGCACCCCGCTGCACCCCCCAGCTTTGCACCAACTGGTTTGTTCCGTAATCAAAGAAATTGTACGCGTCCGCTACCGTCCGGTCCTGGTCGCTGTTCAATCGAAAGCTGAACTGCCCTTTCAGGTTAAAGTCTGGAAAAATCTCCCATTTAGGCTGGATATTAATCAATGCCTGCCCGCTTTCGAAATCCCGGTAACCACCTTTCTCGGCGTACGCAAGTGGGTTCACAATATCCGCGTACCTGCCGTACATGGTGCGCCCGTTCTTTTCGGGGTATTTGGGTAAAATAGTCGGGGGCACACGGTACACGTCTTCCAGCATCCGGTTACCCTGGTTGGCATCCGGACGGGTATTGTTCCGTGTGTTTCTTTTTATGGCTAACAGATCGACGTCGAAAACAAAGCTTTTATTTACCGTAATGGACGTATTCGCACGAATGTTGAAACGGTCCATTTTGCTAAGCGGGATCATTCCATCCTGGTAGAGATAGTTGGCTGTTACCGCAAACCTGGCTAGGTTATTGCCCCCGTCAAGTGAAATGGAGTGGCTGGTGATCGGCGAGTTTTCCCGTACGATCAGGTTCACCCAATCCGTATTCGGGTACATGATCGGATCCGAGCCTTCTGCTGTTTTCTGAATGACCTCATCCGTGTAAAAAGGCTGGTTCCCCGAGTTGACACGCGCTTCATTGTACATGCGCATATACTGCGGCGCATCGACGAGTTTTTGCAAATAGGTAGGCGATTGCGAACCGACATAACCATCGTAAGTCACCGAAATTTTGCCTGGTGTACCTCGCCTTGTCGTGACCAGGATCACACCATTGGCCGCCCTGGCACCATACATGGCTGACGCAGCCGCATCTTTCAAAACCGTTACACTTTCCACAGTTACAGGATCAATGTGGTTCATGTCCATTGGAATCCCATCAACCAGAATAAGCGGATTGGAATTGCCCAGCGTACTGATACCCCGAATTTTGATCGCCGCCGCGTCGCCGCCAGGCATGCCTGAGTTTTGCTGCACCTGTAAGCCGGTAACCCCGCCTTGCAGCGATTGCGACAAGGTTGTGATCGGCTTTCCGCTGATCTGCGAAGCGACATTCATGGTTGTGATTGAACCCGCAATGTGTTTTTTCTTCTGTTCCGTCTGTCCCACAACCACCGCTTCATCCAGGCTCGCAATTTCTTCCTGTAATGCGATGATCAGGTTTGAATTTGCTGATTTGGCAACATACTCCATGCTTTTGTGACCGACCATCGAGAACACCAGAACCGCGTCACGTGGCACATCGAGTGCGAAATATCCGTTTTCGTCCGTCGACGCGCCTTCGTTCGTTCCTTTGATGGCGATCGTTACGCCGGGCAGCTCGCGGGGCGGTTCGTGCGTATCGAACACTTTTCCCTTGATCGTGATCTCATTGGGTGCAACACGGGTCGTTTTCGATATCTCTTTTTCTGCCTCTGATGCCGAGGGGATCGCAGGCAATTCCTGTTTGTATCCTTCCGGCTGCCCGGGAGCGAGCGCCTCAGGCTTCATAAACTCGCGCGTCCTTTTCTGGTCCAGTAATACATACGTGCCCTTTTTTACTTTCCTGAACTGAATTCCCGTAGATCCCAGCAAGGTTTTCAGGTTGTTTTCAAATGAGGCGCCGGACCGTATCGAATTGCCCGGTACGAGTATTTCGGGAAGGATCTTTTCTTCAAATAAAAGGTCAACCTGATACTTTGCTTTAAGCAAAAGCAACATTTCTTTGAGCTTCATCGCGCGCTGAGTCTCTGCTTGCTGCGGAAATTGCTGACTTTTCAGCTTTGCCAGCAGCTGGCCGGATACGAGCGTGGGTAAAGCACTGATTGCAAGCAATAGGAATAGCCGTCGGACTGATAATAGTCGTTTCTGCATAATCAGTTGATTGGGTTAGGAAGTAAAGAAAAAAGTTAAGGGATAGGATTAATCAGGAATTGCTTTTTGGTTTTGACGATCTCGAAACCGTACATGACCGACATATTGGTCAATAATTCTTCGGCACTCTCTGCGGGAAAAGAACCGGTTGCAGTTCTGAGGGCGAGGCCTTTATCAGGGATATGGACCTCCACACCGAAAACTTCCCGGATCTTGCGGGCCACGGCGCTCAACGGGGTATTATCGAACACAAAACGATGTTCTTTCCACGCCATTTCGGCAGCAAGCTCTTTTTCAGACAACATTTCAACTTTTATTTCACCGCTTTTCACGATCGTCGCGCGCTCTCCCGGCTGCATGGTTCGCGGCTTCTCGGCAGCGGCGGAAGACAATCTTACTTTTCCTTTGTTCAATACCACATTGGTAAGCTGCTCACGGGCATGCACGGTGAACTCCGTTCCAAGCACGGTTATGAGGGAATTGTCCATCGTATGAACCTGAAAAAGCTGGTGATCAGGTAAGTGCTTAATGGCAAACTCCGCTTCACCTTCCAGAAATACATTCCGGTCCGAAACACCAAATGTCCAGCGCGGAACACGCAGAACTGCGTTTGCATTGAGGGTAACCCGGCTTCCGTCGGAGAGGGTTATTTCTTTCATTTTGCCTAAATCGGTACTGTAGCGCTGGTAGCGGATCTGATCCCTGTTGATAAAACCCGCAAACGTGATCAAAGCAAGGAATACTGCCGCAGCAAGGTAACGATATCCAGTAAACGTTTTTTTATCCTCAAAAGCAGCAGGAATAGAATGTACTTTTTGTGGCTCCTGCATATATTGATCAAAACGCGCCAGCGGCTCCTCCATTCGTGGATCGTAG of Dyadobacter chenhuakuii contains these proteins:
- a CDS encoding LytR/AlgR family response regulator transcription factor yields the protein MKVLILEDEALSARRASQLLTEYDADIEVQHVLDSIEEAAIWLNQNPEPDLMLLDIHLSDGLCFGLFDKVTVKSPVIFTTAYDQYALQAFKMNSIDYLLKPLDKGDLTRALDKYHHLKHDRKGVSTLDIENLRKTIQALTKKYKTRFLVRYGDTIHFKNIEEVAYFYADDKVVFMVTNEGKKYLMDNNLESLEEMLDPALFFRINRKVIARIEAIQKVKSLLSSRLQVFLKPVFNQDVFVSKYKSHEFKNWLDN
- a CDS encoding TonB-dependent receptor; the protein is MKYLYLTFFSLLGMAGSAQTLTQNIRGTLSDADSKQPLVGATVFVAGSVPVKGTVTDQSGRFLLEQIPLGRTRLELRLVGYEQRQVSNIVVDAGREVVLDLVMQEATTQLNEVVVTATENKGEAQNDMALLSGRSISLDETKRYAGGFNDPAMILSNFAGVTNNSTGSNEVIVRGNSPKYVQWRLEGVEITNPNHFADQNSVGGGVSALNNNLLATSDFYTGAFSAEYGDVLSGVYDVKLRSGNNQQFQSILGLGILGADVTLEGPFRKDYQGSFLANYRYSTIGLLSDIGLVDIEGGAPTFQDGAFKLSLPTKKAGSFSLFGLGGLSKVYLADFNPGTAPIPGNQSARETIRKDYDKRSFLINAGLSHRLQISKNGSLLTLLSFSGNGINEDIDQFDVIKIRDDAGQWLRDSLENKRPNYKSRLNNTNYRASITYNNKLNVRNRIEAGAKFAYNNFSYAQSFLDDSTGAPQVLSDFKEGIATLRNFVSWKYRAGNTVTIVVGLHNMNVLYNKKSTLEPRLAMRWNAGSRGIVNAGYGLHSTMDRVHNYFAKVKQPNGSYTEPNRNLGLLKAHHFVAGYEYRLTENLRIKAEGYYQHLYNLPVENSDTSSYATINEGQDFRYVELVNKGKGRNYGIELTIERFFDKNYYFLINSSLYQSKYTPLDGKERNTAYADNYLVNVLAGKEFSNLGRKHNKTISLNAKVFFGGGKKYIPLLRNSAGQVTSEPESGTIWDYDKAYENKIDDIYQVTFSASYKVNKRKTTRELFLNIDNITNRRSRISEYYDDSKSGSVGYFTQFGIFPNLMYRIYL
- a CDS encoding Crp/Fnr family transcriptional regulator, which gives rise to MHDVLFDFLSKYVPLTEDEKNIIISFNTFRTVKKGTVLLREGQYSNDIYFVLKGCIRIYYIIDGVEKTTAFYTEMEGLTPPSVLNKAPSQYYVSCIEDSILNVSTPEMDVEAFSKFPKFESLCRILSEELLVKQQTKFDEFKTSSPEQRYLNLLQSRPDLIQRVPQHQLASYLGITPESLSRLRARIAEKDKAHINASQPASVV
- a CDS encoding RagB/SusD family nutrient uptake outer membrane protein, translated to MKKRFQITLTVLMLTVFTGCEDFLTQNHPTGITDDKFWETETHARDALKIVYDALPGGTNGRDMPLNTSNIMIISGLSDEAVHRADYIGAYEEFTRGVHNSNWSTSLWFWSSDFSGTRRASRFLENVDKCFMDEALKTRMKYEARALRAYYHMELFQFFGGIPIVTKSLTPNENNLRRNSEEEVYNFIISELTECAQNLPDTYTNDEFWRVNSSACWTLIARLALYKKDFALARDASKKVIDKRIYELYTSKTAGANHLAELFTYSGMLNNERIMIRPSGAAVAWTRFAPFGIGGETYTSPTSTVVDNWETKQGKTIFELGPDSLAAYRKNPNHRNNRDPRLLASVLFSGEKFVDNTYTVDPFNASTSNPDRIGLEKSTATGYWIKKYLDPRDRQPRGGTLDFMIIRYAEVLLNYAESLIELGEWNNPEVLKSINLVRNRSKMPNVDIKVYNSQVKLRELIRRERQAELAFEGQRYYDIRRWGIVNEVMNGQVFGATNPETGVPVRVEERSYNPSRDYLWPIPQNELLANPNMQQNPNY
- a CDS encoding SusC/RagA family TonB-linked outer membrane protein, which produces MQKRLLSVRRLFLLLAISALPTLVSGQLLAKLKSQQFPQQAETQRAMKLKEMLLLLKAKYQVDLLFEEKILPEILVPGNSIRSGASFENNLKTLLGSTGIQFRKVKKGTYVLLDQKRTREFMKPEALAPGQPEGYKQELPAIPSASEAEKEISKTTRVAPNEITIKGKVFDTHEPPRELPGVTIAIKGTNEGASTDENGYFALDVPRDAVLVFSMVGHKSMEYVAKSANSNLIIALQEEIASLDEAVVVGQTEQKKKHIAGSITTMNVASQISGKPITTLSQSLQGGVTGLQVQQNSGMPGGDAAAIKIRGISTLGNSNPLILVDGIPMDMNHIDPVTVESVTVLKDAAASAMYGARAANGVILVTTRRGTPGKISVTYDGYVGSQSPTYLQKLVDAPQYMRMYNEARVNSGNQPFYTDEVIQKTAEGSDPIMYPNTDWVNLIVRENSPITSHSISLDGGNNLARFAVTANYLYQDGMIPLSKMDRFNIRANTSITVNKSFVFDVDLLAIKRNTRNNTRPDANQGNRMLEDVYRVPPTILPKYPEKNGRTMYGRYADIVNPLAYAEKGGYRDFESGQALINIQPKWEIFPDFNLKGQFSFRLNSDQDRTVADAYNFFDYGTNQLVQSWGVQRGASFARGTYMYMAANADYTFTKNDHRLYAFGGFSTEKNNSGYWDVNTMVSGYTKLNYSFKDKYLLEATARMDGSSKFGPGHQWGFFPSAAVGWNMHQEEFLKNVRGINNLKLRASYGLLGNENIGLYRFQTLVEGTNGYENIWGNPDITWETVGLFDVGIDVGLFNNSFELIFDYYDKVTKDIILQPQVSYVGGMGNVPINAGKVRNRGWELSLNYFKELGKNWNLSVKPGLSYNQNRILELQNGPYLTSTSINQEGQPIGSVYGYRTGGLLQQSDFAESGTPLVPSVVGAKPGDIRYLDLNGNGQIDAQDQEAIGNPVPMVNYFTNIRLAHKKFDIEMLLQGTGKSDQRLTGMLAYPLDQTADGGVPTTYYADRYWTPERTDARFPRLSNTPANNKLSSDFWIQNGAYCRVKYIQLGYNLPVKAVRKVGAMGVRLYVNAQNPFVFTPMKLMDPESLGNQWTYGIMKVYTVGINVKF
- a CDS encoding FecR family protein, which codes for MSLISKPLLFEHFAGRTSVLQKKLIEEWLQTAANQDLFYAWLAEWEMTFPVYDPRMEEPLARFDQYMQEPQKVHSIPAAFEDKKTFTGYRYLAAAVFLALITFAGFINRDQIRYQRYSTDLGKMKEITLSDGSRVTLNANAVLRVPRWTFGVSDRNVFLEGEAEFAIKHLPDHQLFQVHTMDNSLITVLGTEFTVHAREQLTNVVLNKGKVRLSSAAAEKPRTMQPGERATIVKSGEIKVEMLSEKELAAEMAWKEHRFVFDNTPLSAVARKIREVFGVEVHIPDKGLALRTATGSFPAESAEELLTNMSVMYGFEIVKTKKQFLINPIP